A window of Cottoperca gobio chromosome 16, fCotGob3.1, whole genome shotgun sequence contains these coding sequences:
- the scap gene encoding sterol regulatory element-binding protein cleavage-activating protein isoform X1, with translation MFPLLPGGRAEQSHTLPESRNEHNVNLKALLKLKKTSSAAFRGRKQEITWSPISRSLDAPRRNVLGRAVLPNGRQLTPPTRMTLREQLRQKISAAFYRHGLLCASYPVPIILFTSASILTCCYPLLRLPLPGTGPVEFTTGVRDYSVPSHEPQGDLGERPDWYRGPPVAYIQQVLVKAAVSPWDSSLVPVDVFRSPLGRAFSLLEEIRNHVHSDSSGVRSLETLCLQVTDLFPGLRRMQSVLPEHGCLLVSPGNYWQNQQELFDSDPDLLKTIQKHEPKGLHTSATLRDLLFGVPGKYTGVSHYNRKRVVTYTITVVLSSYDARFLGSLRARLKQLHPSANCSLRDDHMVHVHFKEEIGIAELIPLVTTYIILFAYIYFSTRKIDMVKSKWGLALAAVVTVLSSLLMSVGLCTLFGLTPTLNGGEIFPYLVVVIGLENVLVLTKSVVSTPVDLEVKLRIAQGLSNESWSIMKNMATELCIILIGYFTLVPAIQEFCLFAVVGLVSDFFLQMFFFTTVLSIDIRRMELADLNRRLPAEAGLPPPKPGPLRPREVPPPPRPSPHTITLQTPAFRNLRLPKRLRVVYFLARTRLAQRIIMVGTVIWIGILVYTDPAGIRTYLAAQVSEQSPLGDPGGGGLPPHLGVAPVFRGVDPTSSLSIHPAPDPTPLLENQSQGHHGSARAGSLPQPQPPAVPQITWGAEDEEGWRRLSFRHWPSLFSYYNITLAKRYISILPVIPVTVHLSPQEAIETRHPQDTRHPPPSIPKVSADLQTDFTLYKVAALGLAAGVLLVLLLFCLYRVLCPRNYGQNGVSHGRRRRGDLPCDDYGYSPPVSEISPLLLRGHSMDIECLASDGMLLASCCLAGQIRVWDAQTGDCLTVIPNQELRRSSSSGCWEQRNGWDGELECLGSEAHGSSISGDGLSEEEGYPLRRRTAPTRPTLFTDQPDLTPLIDTNFASQPPSHLGTPPRDGFDFGGLVERAYMEHEPPSPSTYPSPSSASSSPPSGALLQRRPSLGDAAAFLTQERASTAGTQATADWESSVWALELRGNLIAAGRSSGKLELWDAVEGSLRCVNEDGGSGITALAFLNNRIVAARLNGSLDFFTVEINKPLGLLQYRGAPVRGSMPPSPCYSSEDVISCQLTRSVQCAHQKPITVLRAAAGRVVTGSQDHTVRIYRLEDSCCLFTLQGHSGGITAIYIDQTMVLASGGQDGAICLWDVLTGSRVRHVYGHRGDVTSLVCTTSCVISSGLDDLICIWDRSTGIKLYSIQQEMGCGASLGVISESLLVTGGQGCVSFWDLNFGDLLQTVYLGQSSDGQGVRQLLVLDNAAIICDFGSELSLVYVPSVLEKLD, from the exons ATGTTTCCGCTGCTCCCTGGGGGACGGGCTGAGCAGTCGCACACTCTGCCTGAATCAAGAAATGAGCACAACGTTAACCTCAAGGCGCTGCTTAAGCTAAAAAAAACCAGCTCTGCTGCTTTCAGGGGACGTAAACAAGAGATAACCTGGTCTCCCATTAGCAG GTCCCTGGATGCCCCGCGGCGCAACGTCCTCGGCCGCGCAGTGCTTCCCAATGGCCGGCAGTTGACCCCGCCCACCAGGATGACGCTGCGCGAGCAGCTGAGACAGAAGATCTCGGCGGCTTTCTACCGACACGGCCTGCTGTGTGCCTCCTACCCTGTACCCATCATCCTCTTCACCTCCGCCAGCATCCTCACCTGCTG CTATCCGTTATTGAGGCTCCCCCTGCCTGGGACGGGTCCTGTGGAGTTCACAACAGGGGTGCGAGACTACAGCGTCCCTTCCCATGAGCCTCAGGGAGACCTCGGAGAACGGCCCGACTGG tatcgGGGTCCTCCGGTTGCCTACATCCAGCAGGTGTTGGTGAAGGCGGCGGTGTCTCCGTGGGACAGTAGTCTGGTGCCGGTGGACGTGTTTCGGTCGCCGCTGGGTCGAGCGTTCAGCCTGCTGGAGGAGATCCGTAACCACGTTCACTCCGACAG CTCCGGGGTTCGCAGTCTAGAGACGCTTTGTCTCCAGGTGACGGACTTGTTTCCGGGGTTACGGCGGATGCAGTCGGTGCTGCCAGAGCACGGCTGCCTGCTCGTTTCTCCCGGCAACTACTGGCAGAACCAGCAGGAGCTGTTCGACTCCGACCCCGACCTCCTCAAGACCATCCAGAAACATGAACCCAAAGGCCTGCACACTTCAGCCACGCTGCGAG aCCTCCTGTTTGGCGTCCCGGGGAAGTACACTGGGGTCAGTCACTACAACAGGAAGAGGGTCGTGACGTACACAATCACTGTAGTGCTGTCCAGCTACGATGCAAG gtTCCTGGGCAGCCTGCGGGCTCGTCTAAAGCAGCTCCACCCGTCGGCCAACTGCAGCCTGAGAGACGACCACATGGTCCACGTCCACTTCAAAGAGGAGATCGGCATCGCTGAGCTCATCCCCCTCGTCACCACATACATCATCCTGTTTGCCTACATCTACTTCTCCACAC GTAAGATCGACATGGTGAAGTCTAAGTGGGGTCTGGCTCTGGCTGCTGTGGTCACGGtgctcagctctctgctcaTGTCTGTGGGACTGTGCACGCTGTTTGGACTGACGCCCACGCTCAATGGAGG GGAGATCTTCCCCTACCTGGTGGTGGTGATCGGCCTGGAGAACGTCCTGGTCCTCACCAAATCCGTGGTGTCCACCCCCGTTGACCTCGAGGTCAAACTCCGCATCGCTCagg GTCTTAGTAATGAGAGCTGGTCTATCATGAAGAACATGGCCACTGAACTGTGCATCATCCTCATTGGATACTTCACTCTGGTTCCAGCTATCCAG GAGTTCTGTCTGTTTGCTGTGGTGGGGCTGGTGTCGGACTTCTTCCTGCAGATGTTCTTCTTCACCACGGTTCTATCTATAGACATCCGACGCATGGAG CTGGCTGATTTGAACCGCCGCCTGCCAGCTGAAGCAGGACTACCTCCACCCAAGCCTGGCCCGCTGCGTCCACGCGAAGTCCCCCCTCCCCCACGACCCTCCCCCCACACAATCACCCTGCAGACCCCGGCCTTCAGGAACCTGAGGCTTCCCAAGAGGCTGCGTGTGGTGTACTTCCTGGCCCGCACACGGCTGGCCCAGCGCATCATCATG GTCGGTACAGTGATCTGGATCGGCATCCTCGTCTACACCGACCCGGCCGGAATACGCACCTACCTGGCTGCACAGGTGTCTGAGCAAAGCCCTCTGGGAGATCCCGGAGGAGGCGGCCTGCCCCCTCATTTGGGGGTGGCCCCCGTCTTTCGTGGAGTCGATCCTACCAGCAGCCTCAGCATCCACCCCGCGCCTGATCCAACTCCTTTACTTGAGAACCAGTCGCAGGGCCACCATGGCTCCGCCAGAGCGGGGTCCCTCCCCCAGCCGCAGCCCCCCGCCGTGCCCCAGATCACCTGGGGGGCGGAGGACGAGGAGGGCTGGAGGAGGCTCTCCTTCAGGCACTGGCCATCGCTCTTCAGCTACTACAACATCACTTTAGCCAAGAG GTACATCAGCATCCTGCCCGTCATTCCCGTCACCGTTCACCTGAGCCCCCAAGAGGCCATCGAGACTCGTCACCCTCAGGACACGAGACACCCCCCTCCCTCTATTCCCAAGGTCTCTGCAGATCTACAGACGGACTTCACCCTCTACAa GGTTGCAGCTCTGGGTCTGGCGGCCGGCGTCCTGCTGgttctgctgctcttctgtctCTACCGCGTTCTGTGCCCACGTAACTACGGCCAGAACGGCGTCTCTCACGGCCGCCGGCGCCGAGGGGACCTGCCCTGCGACGATTACGGCTACTCTCCTCCCGTCAGCGAGATCTCGCCGCTGCTGCTGAGGGGCCACAGCATG GACATCGAGTGTTTGGCCAGTGACGGGATGCTGCTGGCTAGCTGTTGCCTGGCAGGACAGATTCGGGTTTGGGACGCCCAGACTGGTGACTGTTTGACCGTCATCCCAAACCAGGA GCTCAgacggagcagcagcagtggctgCTGGGAGCAGCGTAATGGCTGGGACGGAGAGTTGGAGTGTTTAGGCTCCGAAGCTCACGGCTCCTCCATCAGTGGTGACGGCCTATCAGAGGAAGAGGGCTACCCGCTGAGACGGCGCACTGCTCCCACGCGGCCTACTCTATTCACCGACCAGCCCGATCTCACCCCCCTCATCGACACAAACTTTGCCTCCCAGCCCCCCTCCCACCTCGGCACCCCACCCAGGGATGGCTTTGACTTTGGAGGTCTAGTGGAGCGCGCCTACATGGAGCACGAGCCCCCCTCACCCTCCACATACCCCTCTCCTTCTTCAGCCTCGTCCTCGCCGCCCTCAGGAGCTCTGCTCCAGAGAAGACCCAGCTTAGGGGATGCAGCCGCCTTCTTGACCCAAGAGAGAGCTTCCACGGCGGGGACGCAGGCGACGGCAGACTGGGAAAGCTCCGTCTGGGCCCTGGAGCTGAGAGGAAACCTGATAGCTGCTGGGAGGAGCAGCGGTAAACTGGAG TTGTGGGATGCAGTTGAAGGGTCGTTACGCTGCGTTAATGAAGACGGAGGCTCTGGAATCACAGCTCTGGCCTTCCTCAACAACAG AATCGTAGCGGCTCGGCTGAACGGCTCTCTAGATTTCTTCACTGTTGAGATCAACAAACCTCTGGGGCTGCTGCAGTACAGAG GAGCCCCCGTGCGAGGCAGCATGCCCCCCTCGCCCTGTTACAGCAGCGAAGATGTGATCAGCTGCCAGCTCACGCGCTCGGTACAGTGCGCTCACCAGAAGCCGATCACGGTGCTGCGAGCGGCCGCCGGGAGGGTCGTCACCGGGAGCCAGGACCACACTGTCCGG ATTTATCGTCTGGAGGACTCGTGTTGCCTCTTCACGCTGCAGGGTCACTCTGGAGGGATCACAGCCATCTACATCGACCAG ACGATGGTTCTGGCGAGCGGCGGGCAGGACGGCGCCATCTGCCTGTGGGACGTCCTGACGGGGAGTCGCGTCCGCCATGTTTACGGTCACCGCGGCGACGTCACCTCGTTGGTCTGCACCACCTCTTGCGTCATCAGCTCGGGACTGGATGACCTCATCTGTATCTGGGACCGCAGCACCGGGATCAAGCTGTACTCCATACAGCAG GAAATGGGCTGCGGGGCCAGTCTGGGAGTCatctccgagtctctcctggtGACGGGGGGCCAGGGCTGCGTCTCCTTCTGGGACCTGAACTTCGGCGACCTGCTGCAGACGGTCTACCTGGGCCAGAGCAGCGACGGACAGGGCGTCCGGCAGCTGCTGGTGCTCGACAACGCCGCCATCATCTGCGACTTCGGCAGTGAGCTCAGCCTGGTGTACGTCCCGTCTGTGCTGGAGAAACTGGACTGA
- the scap gene encoding sterol regulatory element-binding protein cleavage-activating protein isoform X2 — protein MTLREQLRQKISAAFYRHGLLCASYPVPIILFTSASILTCCYPLLRLPLPGTGPVEFTTGVRDYSVPSHEPQGDLGERPDWYRGPPVAYIQQVLVKAAVSPWDSSLVPVDVFRSPLGRAFSLLEEIRNHVHSDSSGVRSLETLCLQVTDLFPGLRRMQSVLPEHGCLLVSPGNYWQNQQELFDSDPDLLKTIQKHEPKGLHTSATLRDLLFGVPGKYTGVSHYNRKRVVTYTITVVLSSYDARFLGSLRARLKQLHPSANCSLRDDHMVHVHFKEEIGIAELIPLVTTYIILFAYIYFSTRKIDMVKSKWGLALAAVVTVLSSLLMSVGLCTLFGLTPTLNGGEIFPYLVVVIGLENVLVLTKSVVSTPVDLEVKLRIAQGLSNESWSIMKNMATELCIILIGYFTLVPAIQEFCLFAVVGLVSDFFLQMFFFTTVLSIDIRRMELADLNRRLPAEAGLPPPKPGPLRPREVPPPPRPSPHTITLQTPAFRNLRLPKRLRVVYFLARTRLAQRIIMVGTVIWIGILVYTDPAGIRTYLAAQVSEQSPLGDPGGGGLPPHLGVAPVFRGVDPTSSLSIHPAPDPTPLLENQSQGHHGSARAGSLPQPQPPAVPQITWGAEDEEGWRRLSFRHWPSLFSYYNITLAKRYISILPVIPVTVHLSPQEAIETRHPQDTRHPPPSIPKVSADLQTDFTLYKVAALGLAAGVLLVLLLFCLYRVLCPRNYGQNGVSHGRRRRGDLPCDDYGYSPPVSEISPLLLRGHSMDIECLASDGMLLASCCLAGQIRVWDAQTGDCLTVIPNQELRRSSSSGCWEQRNGWDGELECLGSEAHGSSISGDGLSEEEGYPLRRRTAPTRPTLFTDQPDLTPLIDTNFASQPPSHLGTPPRDGFDFGGLVERAYMEHEPPSPSTYPSPSSASSSPPSGALLQRRPSLGDAAAFLTQERASTAGTQATADWESSVWALELRGNLIAAGRSSGKLELWDAVEGSLRCVNEDGGSGITALAFLNNRIVAARLNGSLDFFTVEINKPLGLLQYRGAPVRGSMPPSPCYSSEDVISCQLTRSVQCAHQKPITVLRAAAGRVVTGSQDHTVRIYRLEDSCCLFTLQGHSGGITAIYIDQTMVLASGGQDGAICLWDVLTGSRVRHVYGHRGDVTSLVCTTSCVISSGLDDLICIWDRSTGIKLYSIQQEMGCGASLGVISESLLVTGGQGCVSFWDLNFGDLLQTVYLGQSSDGQGVRQLLVLDNAAIICDFGSELSLVYVPSVLEKLD, from the exons ATGACGCTGCGCGAGCAGCTGAGACAGAAGATCTCGGCGGCTTTCTACCGACACGGCCTGCTGTGTGCCTCCTACCCTGTACCCATCATCCTCTTCACCTCCGCCAGCATCCTCACCTGCTG CTATCCGTTATTGAGGCTCCCCCTGCCTGGGACGGGTCCTGTGGAGTTCACAACAGGGGTGCGAGACTACAGCGTCCCTTCCCATGAGCCTCAGGGAGACCTCGGAGAACGGCCCGACTGG tatcgGGGTCCTCCGGTTGCCTACATCCAGCAGGTGTTGGTGAAGGCGGCGGTGTCTCCGTGGGACAGTAGTCTGGTGCCGGTGGACGTGTTTCGGTCGCCGCTGGGTCGAGCGTTCAGCCTGCTGGAGGAGATCCGTAACCACGTTCACTCCGACAG CTCCGGGGTTCGCAGTCTAGAGACGCTTTGTCTCCAGGTGACGGACTTGTTTCCGGGGTTACGGCGGATGCAGTCGGTGCTGCCAGAGCACGGCTGCCTGCTCGTTTCTCCCGGCAACTACTGGCAGAACCAGCAGGAGCTGTTCGACTCCGACCCCGACCTCCTCAAGACCATCCAGAAACATGAACCCAAAGGCCTGCACACTTCAGCCACGCTGCGAG aCCTCCTGTTTGGCGTCCCGGGGAAGTACACTGGGGTCAGTCACTACAACAGGAAGAGGGTCGTGACGTACACAATCACTGTAGTGCTGTCCAGCTACGATGCAAG gtTCCTGGGCAGCCTGCGGGCTCGTCTAAAGCAGCTCCACCCGTCGGCCAACTGCAGCCTGAGAGACGACCACATGGTCCACGTCCACTTCAAAGAGGAGATCGGCATCGCTGAGCTCATCCCCCTCGTCACCACATACATCATCCTGTTTGCCTACATCTACTTCTCCACAC GTAAGATCGACATGGTGAAGTCTAAGTGGGGTCTGGCTCTGGCTGCTGTGGTCACGGtgctcagctctctgctcaTGTCTGTGGGACTGTGCACGCTGTTTGGACTGACGCCCACGCTCAATGGAGG GGAGATCTTCCCCTACCTGGTGGTGGTGATCGGCCTGGAGAACGTCCTGGTCCTCACCAAATCCGTGGTGTCCACCCCCGTTGACCTCGAGGTCAAACTCCGCATCGCTCagg GTCTTAGTAATGAGAGCTGGTCTATCATGAAGAACATGGCCACTGAACTGTGCATCATCCTCATTGGATACTTCACTCTGGTTCCAGCTATCCAG GAGTTCTGTCTGTTTGCTGTGGTGGGGCTGGTGTCGGACTTCTTCCTGCAGATGTTCTTCTTCACCACGGTTCTATCTATAGACATCCGACGCATGGAG CTGGCTGATTTGAACCGCCGCCTGCCAGCTGAAGCAGGACTACCTCCACCCAAGCCTGGCCCGCTGCGTCCACGCGAAGTCCCCCCTCCCCCACGACCCTCCCCCCACACAATCACCCTGCAGACCCCGGCCTTCAGGAACCTGAGGCTTCCCAAGAGGCTGCGTGTGGTGTACTTCCTGGCCCGCACACGGCTGGCCCAGCGCATCATCATG GTCGGTACAGTGATCTGGATCGGCATCCTCGTCTACACCGACCCGGCCGGAATACGCACCTACCTGGCTGCACAGGTGTCTGAGCAAAGCCCTCTGGGAGATCCCGGAGGAGGCGGCCTGCCCCCTCATTTGGGGGTGGCCCCCGTCTTTCGTGGAGTCGATCCTACCAGCAGCCTCAGCATCCACCCCGCGCCTGATCCAACTCCTTTACTTGAGAACCAGTCGCAGGGCCACCATGGCTCCGCCAGAGCGGGGTCCCTCCCCCAGCCGCAGCCCCCCGCCGTGCCCCAGATCACCTGGGGGGCGGAGGACGAGGAGGGCTGGAGGAGGCTCTCCTTCAGGCACTGGCCATCGCTCTTCAGCTACTACAACATCACTTTAGCCAAGAG GTACATCAGCATCCTGCCCGTCATTCCCGTCACCGTTCACCTGAGCCCCCAAGAGGCCATCGAGACTCGTCACCCTCAGGACACGAGACACCCCCCTCCCTCTATTCCCAAGGTCTCTGCAGATCTACAGACGGACTTCACCCTCTACAa GGTTGCAGCTCTGGGTCTGGCGGCCGGCGTCCTGCTGgttctgctgctcttctgtctCTACCGCGTTCTGTGCCCACGTAACTACGGCCAGAACGGCGTCTCTCACGGCCGCCGGCGCCGAGGGGACCTGCCCTGCGACGATTACGGCTACTCTCCTCCCGTCAGCGAGATCTCGCCGCTGCTGCTGAGGGGCCACAGCATG GACATCGAGTGTTTGGCCAGTGACGGGATGCTGCTGGCTAGCTGTTGCCTGGCAGGACAGATTCGGGTTTGGGACGCCCAGACTGGTGACTGTTTGACCGTCATCCCAAACCAGGA GCTCAgacggagcagcagcagtggctgCTGGGAGCAGCGTAATGGCTGGGACGGAGAGTTGGAGTGTTTAGGCTCCGAAGCTCACGGCTCCTCCATCAGTGGTGACGGCCTATCAGAGGAAGAGGGCTACCCGCTGAGACGGCGCACTGCTCCCACGCGGCCTACTCTATTCACCGACCAGCCCGATCTCACCCCCCTCATCGACACAAACTTTGCCTCCCAGCCCCCCTCCCACCTCGGCACCCCACCCAGGGATGGCTTTGACTTTGGAGGTCTAGTGGAGCGCGCCTACATGGAGCACGAGCCCCCCTCACCCTCCACATACCCCTCTCCTTCTTCAGCCTCGTCCTCGCCGCCCTCAGGAGCTCTGCTCCAGAGAAGACCCAGCTTAGGGGATGCAGCCGCCTTCTTGACCCAAGAGAGAGCTTCCACGGCGGGGACGCAGGCGACGGCAGACTGGGAAAGCTCCGTCTGGGCCCTGGAGCTGAGAGGAAACCTGATAGCTGCTGGGAGGAGCAGCGGTAAACTGGAG TTGTGGGATGCAGTTGAAGGGTCGTTACGCTGCGTTAATGAAGACGGAGGCTCTGGAATCACAGCTCTGGCCTTCCTCAACAACAG AATCGTAGCGGCTCGGCTGAACGGCTCTCTAGATTTCTTCACTGTTGAGATCAACAAACCTCTGGGGCTGCTGCAGTACAGAG GAGCCCCCGTGCGAGGCAGCATGCCCCCCTCGCCCTGTTACAGCAGCGAAGATGTGATCAGCTGCCAGCTCACGCGCTCGGTACAGTGCGCTCACCAGAAGCCGATCACGGTGCTGCGAGCGGCCGCCGGGAGGGTCGTCACCGGGAGCCAGGACCACACTGTCCGG ATTTATCGTCTGGAGGACTCGTGTTGCCTCTTCACGCTGCAGGGTCACTCTGGAGGGATCACAGCCATCTACATCGACCAG ACGATGGTTCTGGCGAGCGGCGGGCAGGACGGCGCCATCTGCCTGTGGGACGTCCTGACGGGGAGTCGCGTCCGCCATGTTTACGGTCACCGCGGCGACGTCACCTCGTTGGTCTGCACCACCTCTTGCGTCATCAGCTCGGGACTGGATGACCTCATCTGTATCTGGGACCGCAGCACCGGGATCAAGCTGTACTCCATACAGCAG GAAATGGGCTGCGGGGCCAGTCTGGGAGTCatctccgagtctctcctggtGACGGGGGGCCAGGGCTGCGTCTCCTTCTGGGACCTGAACTTCGGCGACCTGCTGCAGACGGTCTACCTGGGCCAGAGCAGCGACGGACAGGGCGTCCGGCAGCTGCTGGTGCTCGACAACGCCGCCATCATCTGCGACTTCGGCAGTGAGCTCAGCCTGGTGTACGTCCCGTCTGTGCTGGAGAAACTGGACTGA